The following DNA comes from Anopheles coustani chromosome 2, idAnoCousDA_361_x.2, whole genome shotgun sequence.
tttgaataaaacaatgtttgcGTTTCAATCaaagataaaatatatattttgcaCGGTTACATGGTATGATTGGACACCAGATCCTTCTCGTGGTTGTACGAGAGTAGTATGTACTCAATAAGTAGGTTGCAATAATTCTCTACCAATGATAAGGAGAGGCTGCTCATAATGAATTGTAagatattttgaaaacatcgaAGCAGTTAGTCACTTGTGATTTAAGCTTCATCTATCTGATTCATACATGTCAGCGTGATATCACCTTCTGAAATaactcgtacgaaaaagtCGGCCTCCTGCTGTGGTTTCCAGGTATAAGGCACTAAAACGTACTTGCCAGCTGACAGCGACTTGTTGAAGATAATTTCGCGCCTCGTAACAAAAGAAGTATCGTTGATGGCTTCGCTGTTGTCAAAGAAACTTTTCGGCAGTGGTCGCTGCGTTAGATCCAAACCTTTTGGTACCGAGAAGATGGCGAGTGCAAtgggatatttttttctgCCCAAAGCGCGACCGTACTTTTGCATTAAACCTATAATCGTGTTAAAGCTCTTCTCGGAGTTGCTTGACTTTTCAACCTCGTTGGACATGTGAACCTCGTTGGACATGTGATTTTCCAGGGTAATAAGATATTGAGGATTCATGTAGAAAGTTTCCTCATCCGAGCCACCAGCCGTGCGGTCACGAATCCACTTGCCATCTTGACAGACCGTTGTCCAGAATGATTCTTCCTGGTTCTGCGATTCAGCAAAGTCGTTAGGTGACTGATAACATATCGAAATGTCAACAAAATATTTGACAAAGTGCTTTATATCCATCCAAAACTCGCCGTCTTCTTTCACTACGTTGAGCTTTTTAATCTTCTCGTCACTCACTACTTTCCACATGCCGGATTTGTCACTCCATACACCGTTCCACTCACCTGCACCCCAAGGGTTGCGAATACAAACAAGCATCACATCGTTCTGGATCGGCTTTATAATCTTCGTGACGGTATACTCGTGTCCGCCGAAAATATTAACTTTCTTCATATCTTCTCTTCCTAGCGTACTAGTTATAATCAAACACTGCTGCTGTAGGGATCGTTGAACCAT
Coding sequences within:
- the LOC131264825 gene encoding calpain-A-like, which gives rise to MVYRDENIQEDNVSKRRNEDVESISDEPPVENELFEDLDFPANTSSLYRSKGESGKEELEWKRPKEIMDNPKFFVDGFSRFDVRQGDLGDCWFLASCASLANVPKLFVQVVPKDNVEFDADDYEGKYYFRFWQYGEWVTIVVDDRLPVNGKGILMYGETSTENEFWFPLLEKAYAKLHGSYEALEGGLGDEAMVDLTGGLYKNYTLEGINPEKLFTMVQRSLQQQCLIITSTLGREDMKKVNIFGGHEYTVTKIIKPIQNDVMLVCIRNPWGAGEWNGVWSDKSGMWKVVSDEKIKKLNVVKEDGEFWMDIKHFVKYFVDISICYQSPNDFAESQNQEESFWTTVCQDGKWIRDRTAGGSDEETFYMNPQYLITLENHMSNEVHMSNEVEKSSNSEKSFNTIIGLMQKYGRALGRKKYPIALAIFSVPKGLDLTQRPLPKSFFDNSEAINDTSFVTRREIIFNKSLSAGKYVLVPYTWKPQQEADFFVRVISEGDITLTCMNQIDEA